In Heyndrickxia vini, the sequence ATCCCAGTTTCCATCTTCTGTGTAAAATTTCACGGCAAACCCACGCGGGTCTCTTAATGTTTCGGGTGAATGCCCACCGTGAATTACGGTTGAAAAACGTACAAAAACAGGGGTTCTTTTCCCTTTTTCTTGAAACAACTTTGCACGTGTATAGTTAGATGCGGGCTCATCTCCTGCTGTCCCATAAGCTTCAAAATAACCATGGGCACCGGCCCCGCGTCCGTGAACTACCCGCTCAGGAATCCGCTCACGATCAAAATGACTAATCTTTTCAATAAAATCATAATTTTCCAATGTGGCAGGCCCGCGATTCCCTACAGTGCGGATACTTTGGTTATTTGTAACGGGATGACCTTGACGATTCGTTAGTGTATCTTCACTTTCAATATTTGTTTGCTTCTCTGTCATACTTTCATCTCCTTTACAATTTCTAACATTCTTCCCTGTATAATTTGCTCTTTGTGTCAGCTAAATATTCGAATAAAGGGATCATCTTAAAAATATGCTGTTTTCATATAATTTGTTTGTTTTACAATGAACCGTTCCTTTCCGCTACAGGCACTTGCTTTCCGCGGGGCTGGCGATGAGCCTCCTCATCGCTTCGCTCTTGCGGGGTCTCATCTGTCCAGCTAATCCCGCAGGAGTCAAGTGCCTTCCGCTCCAATCCACTCTGCGCTTTTAATATTCGCATCAGTCTTTTAGAAAAGAGACTAAAATAAAAGGAGAATAAGCATGTTTTGAAGAAGAAAAAAAGGGAGGTGATCTAGTTGATCTATTTTGAAACGGAAAGACTGCTGATGAGGGATTTTGACCGAGAGGATTTGCCGGAGTTTAGAAGGATGAATGAAGATCCAGAAGTTATGAGGTTCTTTCCGAAAATACGTACCTATGAGGAAACCGATGCTTTTTACGAAGCCATTTTAAAAGAATTTGAAACATACGGTTTTGGCTTATTTGCAGTTGAACGAAAAGATACGGGGGAGTTTATCGGATTTATCGGCTTTCATCGAGCGACATTTGAGGCAGATTTCACGCCATGTATAGAAATCGGTTGGCGCTTAAAAAAAGAGGCATGGGGTTATGGATTTGCGACAGAAGGGGCTAGGGGGTGCTTGAAGTATGCTGAGGACCACTATAATTTCGAAAATATTTATAGTTTTACAGCAAAAATAAATTCTCCTTCTGAAAGTGTGATGCAAAAAATTGGCTTGCAAAAAGTGGGGAATTTTGCGCATCCAAACATGGAAGAAACCCATCCTTTATCGGAGCATGTTCTGTACGCGTTAAAAAATGAGGTAGGTGAATAGAATGGAGATAAGGAACTTATATTTGAATGAAGATCCACCAATGGAGCTATTATTATTAGCTGATCCCTCTAAAAAACTAATAGAGGAATATGTAAAGAGAGGTCAATGCTTTATTGCTGAACGAAATGGCAAAATTATTGGCGAATATGTGTTGCTTCCAACAAGACCCGAAACTGTTGAATTAGTGAATATTGCCGTTGAAGAAGAACAGCAAGGAAATGGAGTTGGAAAACAATTAGTCTGTCATGCCATTGAACAGGCAAAAATACAAGGTTTTAAAACAATCGAAGTTGGGACAGGGAATTCAAGTATTTCACAGCTCGCTCTTTATCAAAAATGCGGATTTCGCATGATAGGTATTGATCGAGATTTTTTCATCCGGCACTATAACGAGGAAATCTATGAAAATGGAATACACACAATTGATATGGTTCGCCTATCACAAGACCTTTAAATATTTGGAGGAACAGAATGAAATCTGTATTATCTGATCAAGTGCTGGATTGGGTGCGAAAGTCTGTCGGTTCAACTACTGAGATCCGCTCAATTAAAAGGCTGTACGGTGGAACCTCCTCTATTGTTCACCACCTTTCATTTACAACAGGAGATGTCGTATTGCGTCAATTTGATAACGAAGAATGGCTGAAGGAAGAACCAGACTTAGCTAGACATGAAGCAGAGAGCTTGCGTAAGGCAATGAAAACGTCTATCCCAACACCGGAAATCATCGCGTTTGATGAAACAGGGGATGAATGTGGTGGGATGCCTGCCGTTCTTATGACAAAACTGGAAGGAACGGTTCAATTAAAACCCCAACAAATGGAGAGATGGTTGGCTGAAATGGCTGAATCCCTCGTTCAAATCCATTCGGTTCAGGCGGATGACTTTCCGTGGACATATTTTACATACAAAGACTTAGCGAAGCTAGAAATTCCAGATTGGTCGAGTTATCCAGAATTATGGGGGGCTGTATTCGACTTTGTGAGAGTACCGCGTCCACAAGTGAGGCCATGTTTTATCCATAGAGATTACCATCCAACGAACATATTATGGGAAGATGATAAAGTCAGTGGCGTTGTCGATTGGGTGAATGCTTGCAGTGGTCCTGCAGGGATTGATATCGGACATTGCCGATTAAATTTAGCAATGCTATATGGCGTTTCCACTGCTGATGCGTTTCTATCAGCCTATGAAAAACTAGCTGGATATTCATTCAGTTATCATCCATATTGGGATTTGTTGTCTCTGATTGATATCCTATTTGGTCCTCCAGAGGTTTTTCCGGGATGGATTGCATTTGGAATGACTAGTCTCACAGACCAAATGATGGTCGAACGTTTAGATCAATATATGAAAAGTGTGTTAAATAGAATATAGACATTTTTATAGGGAGATGAGGAGAATATGACACGGATCGGCTTTATTCGCCATGGAAGTACGGCTTGGAATAAAGAAAAAAGAGCACAAGGAAACTCCAACATACCGCTGGATGAAGAAGGGCAATTGCAGGCGAGGAAACTAGCAGAAAGAATGAGTCAAGAAAAATGGGATGTGATTTATTCTAGTGATTTATTGAGGGCAAGGCGGACAGCCGAAATTATTGGAGAAAAAATGCAGCATCTTCCTATTCATTTCGACGAAAGGCTTCGTGAAGTGAGTGGTGGTCAAATTGAAGGAACTACTGAATCGGAGAGAATTTCAAAATGGGGTTCTAGTTGGAGAGAACTGGACTTAGGAATCGAAAAGGTGGATAGTGTGATAAAAAGAGGGCGCCCATTAATAGAGGAGATTATCACTGAACATCACTCAAAAAATATATTAATTGTTACTCATGGTGGGTTTATTCAATGTCTATTATCTGATCTTGTCCCCAAATTAAATCAAGAACAGTCGTTGAAAAACACGTCGTTAACCAAAATTTTCCGAAGCGAAAATGAATGGGAATGTGAATTATTTAATTGTGCAATTCATTTAAATGAATAATAAAAATGCGATCCTTTAGATGGCTTGACATCAAGGATCGCATTTAATTGTCTTTACATTTTCGGCGCTTCCATTCCCATTTTCGCCCATTCTTCTTTAGATGGTCCGTAAATTCCTGGTACAGTCACTCCGGCTTGACGCATCAAGACTGTCATTTGACCGCGATGGTGAATTTGATGATGAATGATAAACAATAATAAATTGCCGTTTGACATGTCCATTCCGAAAATATTATGAACCTCTTGCAATTTTTCATCAGTCCACTGCGTTTTAACCGCTTCTTGATAGGCTTCAGTTATTTTTTTATACTGCTCGGCAATATATTGTGCAGAATCAGGTACAGGAAAATCTTTATCAGGCCCATCGAATGTGAGACCGGATTGTGAGCCAATCACTTTAATAGCAGTTGTCACATGCCATGCAGTACGACCTAATGTCCAATGACCTGGTGCAGTTTCTTGTTGCAATGATTCATCAGTTAGTTGGTCTAATACTTTCTGAGTTTGCATGGCTTCATACTTCCACATTTGTAAAAATCCATCTATAGTTTGAAACATAAAAACTCCTCCTCAACATTTTATATTAATACTATTCTCTTTTAGCGTTCATTTACCTCTATCAAAATGATTATAACTTAATTTTTGCATCCACGTAAATTGTTCCGTCTGTTTGCAATTCTGCATAAAAAATATCTTCAACTTGTTGGAATCCTTTTAGATGTAATTCGTTTGTTAACCAGTTTTCATTAATATTTAGTTCTGTTAAATTTCTGCTTACAATTTTACCGTCGACAATCAGTTCCGTCGGCATATAGGGTCTTCTTTTTACTAGTATGTTGGAATCTTTTTTCGTAACGGGTTCGTATTCCTCTTTTTTGAGAACGCTAAGTTGTCCGTTAGGTTCTAAAATGGCATACTCTACTTCAGAAACAGCAAACACGTTTTTAATACGTAGAAGCATCGTTATATCATCCATATTTAATTTATTGGAAGAGAGAGCTTTCTCAATAATTTTTCCATGCTTGATAAGTATGGTAGGCTCTCCGTCTAAAAGGACTCTTGCTTTAGACGATTTAAAGACGATAAACTCTATCGATGCGGTTAGGAAGACCCACAAGGCAATCCCGGTAATCCCATCAATAATTTTAATATCTTTATGGATCACCATTTCTCCAACTATATTTCCAAGGGCAAGACCAGTTATGTACGAAAAAAAAGACATTTGGCTAATTTGCTTTTTTCCAAGCAGACGGATCAAAATAAATAAAACAAAAAAACCAATAAAAGTCCGAATAATAGTACTAGAAATCGAATCCATCTTTTCCCCCACTCAATCAACATCATAAATAAACATCCATTATCAAATAATATGACACAAATAATTACAACATATGTAAAAAGGGTACCTGACACCTATTTTTATTTAAGTCGAATATGTTTGTTGACATTCATCGAATCTGTGTTGTATATTATGTTTAAATAAAGTGTGGATGGGAGTGTGGTGTTGATGGGGCAGGGTGGAGAAAATATTATCTTTATTAGTTCTCCTGTGTTTGAACAGTTGTCATCGATGTTTGTTGTTCAAGGTGATATTCAATCTTCGGTAGGGGCAGCGAATGAGGTGCAAAAATGGGTGGAAGAGAGAAGACGTACGATTCCACAGAAGTTAAAGAACGATTTAGACGTCTTCTTTAGTAAGGAAACATTTATTGGAATGAGTATGATCCGTTATGCATATGAAAACAATTGTTATGAATCAGTCCCTAACTTTATTCACCAGTTAGAATCTGAGGAACCATATCAACTTTTCATGCGCTTTCTACAAACAGGTTTTACGCCTGATGAGGTATCAAACATACTAGATATTCAAGAAGTGAGTCATTTTATAAAACAAACAAACTTACCTGAAAGTGAAAAGTGGAAATTAACTTATTTATATGTTGATATAGAAAACACAAAACAACGTTTTGTTAATTTAATTAAACAATACTATGAATTTTACTTTAAAGATGATATTCCATACTTCTTAAAAAAACAACAAGAAAGCATTGCTGATTTATATGATAAACAACAAGATTTAACGAGAGTGCAAGTCGGTAATATTTTTCCGGTCATCCCTTCACATGTGCTGGAAAATAAAGAAATTAAACTGATTCTCTCACCTTCTTTTTTTTATGATACCGCATCCTTAACGTCTGATAGTGATGATTCATTTATTTATCATTTTGGAATGAACGAAATGAAAAAAAATAAAATGAGCCAAGACGATGTATTAGATGCGATAAAAGTTGTTGCAGATGAAAAACGAATAAAGATTATTCAACTATTAAATAAATCACCCAGATATGGATATGAGTTAGCCAACACACTTAATCTATCGAATTCTACGGTTTCACATCATCTATCTACACTTAGCTCGATTGGAATTGTTTATTCAACAAGAATTGAAAATAAAGTTTATTATCAGCTTCATAAAGAAAAACTGCAAGTATTGATGGAAACATTAACAAAGTCATTGCTTGACTGAGAGGGATCCATTTTGTGGATTCTATCTTTTTATTTCCATATTCGATTAATATCGAATGATACATTCTATGTAAGCGATTGAGAATAGGGGAGAATGAATGAAAATGAATCTATTAAAAAATAAAAGCTTCGTCCTATTGTGGATAGGAAATGCTGTATCCTTATTAGGAAACCGTTTTTATAATATTGCCATCATGTGGTATATCATCGAGAAAACAGGATCGTCTATCGCATTAGGACTAAGTGTTCTTTGCTTTACTGTTCCTTCCGTATTGATTATGCCTTTTGTTGGCGTACTAGCGGATAGGAACATAAAAAAACAACTTCTCGTCGGATCTGATTTGTTGAATGGTTGTATTATGATTGTGATCGCTGCTCTTATGTTTTTTGATGGGTTTCCTCTCGCACTATTATATGTACTTATGATTATCTCATCAGTCGTATCTGCCTTTTTTAGTCCGACAATCGGGGCAACCATCCCATTAATTGTTGGAAAGCCCCATTTAACTAAGGCAAATTCGTTTATGCAGGTGACTAATCAATTGTCAAATATTCTTGGTCCGGCACTGGCTGGTATCTTACTTGCATTGACCAATATGTGGCTTCTATTTTTAATAAATGGGATATCTTATATTATTTCCGCTATTAGTGAACTTTTCATTCATGTTCCTAAAATAGATATTGGCCATGTTAAAAAACATTTTTTCCTACAATTTAAAGAAGGATTAAGTTATGTGATTCGGTATAAAAATCTTCTTCATTTAATCATTGTTGGTGGCGTTATCATTAATTTTTTTCTTGCACCATTGAATGTATTTATCACGATTCTTTGTAACCAAGTGTTAAAAGTCGGATCTAGCGGAATGGGTATAGTTGATGCTGCAATTTCTGTCGGTGCCTTAATCGGGAGTATACTCATTTTACTAAATGTCATGAAAGACAAAATAAAAATGGTCATAATAGGTTTGTCTATCGAAGGTCTTGCCTTATTAATCGCAGGAATATTTACAAACAGCTATTTAGCAATGCTTTTCTTCGCGGCCATTTTGGGTTTAGGGATCAGCTTCGCAAGTGTTGGTATCGGCACATTATACCAAACGTTGGTACCCGAAAATAAAATTGGACGCGTTAGTAGCCTTTTGTCCACATTATCTACAATCATTGTCCCGATAGGAACAATGGTCGGTTCATCGATTATTAATCATCTCTCAATTTCATTGGTGTTAAACATATCGGGGATATTAGTCACACTGTCCGGCTTATCATTAATTATCACGCTTAAAAATAAAAGTGAAAATAAAACCGAAAGCTTAAGTTATTGAAAATTAATAAAGGAAAACGATAGCCTTTTCATGAATTAGTATAGAGAAAACGGTTGAAGGAGGATTTTCATTGGATCATTCACTGCAGCTTTATCAATATCATCTCTGGGCGAACAAAACAATTTTTAACCACCTAAAAGACATACCGGAAACTTACTCGAAAGAAGTAAACAGTGTTTTTTCATCGGTAAAAGAGGTGCTCTATCATCTGTATCAAGTCGATTATGTTTGGTTACGAACCATTTCAGGGGACCCATTCGAAGACATTGTCGCATCCATTCCCCAACTGAAGGAAGAGAACGCTAATAATACGATCGAAGAAATGGAAGAGGCATTTGTAAATTTAGCTGAGAAGTATAAAGCATTCATCAATGATCAAGAAGATATGAATCGTCGTTTCTCTATTCACCATCCAAAGTACGGAACCCTAAATGCAACCTATGCCGAGTTAATCCAACATGTCGTCAACCATGGAACCTATCATCGTGGAAACATTACCGCAATCTTAAGACAGCTAGGGTATACAGGAGTTCAAACAGATTATGTATCCTATTTATTCATTTTGAATCAATCGTAAATGTAAACTTTTGTTCTCGATATTTCACCAGATATACATTTACGATAAAAAATCAATATGCTACTATTAACATATAATAAATATACAGCATGGTAACTGACGACATTTGTGGAGTTAACCACAAGGGAGCCGTGCTTTTATAGAGTCGGGTCGTCTGGGCAGAGATAAGGAGGGGAATATGACCATCTTTATCTCTTTTTATTTTTTATAGTTCTTTTCCATATAATAGATTAATGGAAAAGCCATTTTTAAAGGAGGATCTTCAATGGAAAACCTTATTTTAGATGGAAGAAAAGTTGCTCAGAGTATTAAAAATCAATTAGTGGAACGGGTACAAGTGCTAAAGGAGAAGGGAGTTACGCCTTGCTTAGCAACGATTTTAGTCGGTGATGACCCATCTTCAGCAACCTATGTAAAAATGAAAGGAAATGAATGCGAAAAAATAGGCATAAAATCATTGCGCATCCATCTCCCGAAAGAAACAGAAACAAATCAATTACTTGAAACCATTCAGAAGTTAAATGAAGATAATTCAGTACATGGTATTTTGCTGCAGCATCCCGTCCCATCCCATATTGATGAGCGAAAAGCATTCGAAACGATTTCAATTGAAAAAGATGTTGACGGTGTAACAAGCTATGGATACGGTCAAACTGCACTTGGTTTTGGAAAATATCCTTCTTGCACACCAGCAGCAATTATGAGTATTCTCAATTACTATCAAATTCCGATTGAAGGAAAACATGCCGTCGTTATTGGAAGAAGCCCAATTCTAGGGAAACCAGTATCTGCTTTGCTTCTAAATGAAAATGCTACAGTAACGACCTGTCATTCCAGAACGACAAATTTATCGGAGGTTGTTCAATTAGGAGATATTGTCGTAGCCGCAGTCGGGAAACCGAATTTTATTCAAGGCGATTGGATAAAAAAAGGCGCCGTTGTTCTCGATGCAGGGTATAACAAAGGAAATATCGGTGATGTTGATTATGACGCATGCAGTGAAAAGGCAAGCGCAATTACCCCCGTTCCCGGAGGCGTCGGCCCTGTAACCATCTCGATGCTACTAAAACATACCGTAGATGCAGCCGAAGAAACAATAAGCAAACATTGACCTATTCATTAGTGAATAGGTTTTTATGTGTTTAAATTAATTATAAGAAAGACTGTTTTCTAAAGGGAGTTTGCTCTGAACAATGTTGAAAACGCTGAGTGAATTAGAGCGAAAGGAACCTGACTCCAGCGGGATATAGAGGAAAGGTCGAGACCCCACAGGCGCAAGCGCCGAGGAGGCTCGACTTCCTCCCCGCGGAAAGCAGGTTCCTGTAGCGGAAAGGAACGGTCCAGTCCAGTGTCCTAACATTAATTCTTTACAAAATAGCCAACAAAAAGAAGGAAAATAATTAATAAACAAAGAATGTTTGATGATAGAATTAGTAATAGGAATGTTAACGGTGACTATATACATAGGGGGACCACCATGGATCTTCGTTTAATCGAATTGATTGGATTAACTATCATCATTCATTTAATTGATACACTCGCATATTCTGTCAGACTAAACTCCGTAAAAAGCGGAAAATATGCATTATCTCTATCGTTATTTAATATATTTGTTCTTATTTCCAGAACGGCAAATATGTTTCAAGCACCATTGCTTGGATTAATCATTGGTTTGAGTATTGAAAAGGGACTAAACCCTAAATGGGATTTACATCTCGTTATTTTTGCGGCAACGACCGGAACACTATTGGGCATTGTCCTGATCCCAACATTTTTAAAGATTTTTTCAAAAGCGGTCGATAAACTTGATATTAAAGGATCAGTTCCTTCAATTGTTGTAGAGGCCCTCCATATTAACAATATTAAACGAATGGTAAAAAGTACGACAAAACCGCGTAAGTCAATGTGGGAAAAGTTACGTTATAAAGAAATTCCGAAAAGACTACTAATCTTAAATACAATTATTACAGCAGTTTATACAATCGGGGTGCTATCTGCTTTTTATGCATCTACCTTTGTTGATGAAAAGTATCGTCTAGCTACTTCGGCCTCATCAGGGATGATTAATGGGGTTGCATCGATCTTATTAACATTGCTTGTCGATCCTAAATCAGCCATTATTACTGATCAAGCATTGAGAGGAAAGCGACCTTATGGCGATGTAAAAGCCTTAGTTATTTTACTAATAGGATCCAAGTTAGTCGGGACACTCCTTGGACAAGTATTACTTGAACCGGCCGCACGGATTATTGCCTTTTTTAATTGAGCAAATGGGAAAAGCACGGGATGCCTTGTTCGGGTAATTTAGTACGTGGATTATATTACGATTACAGAGGTTCAAAGCATCTAAATGAAGTTTACTTAGATTTTTGAAACATAAAAATTCTTATCCTTTATTGAGTAACCAGGATATTTAAACTAAACGGAGATTTTCCGGTTAACCTGCAGGATAGCGCTCAGTTTGGGAGGGTTAAGCGGAGATTTTCCGATTAAGTAAAGAAAAACTACCCATTTTTACGTTTTTTAAGTAAATAGCCGGAATCTTTCCGTCTATTTGACTTATATTTAATGCTATTTCCTATTTAAGAGAAATTTCTCCGCCTATTTATCAAACTCACTCTAGCAGCAAATGAACCTGTACAATTTACGGTGGATTCGAGAAAAAAAGGCATAGAGATATTTGCATTTTTAACTGTGATGTTTTGCTGTAGCTAGACAATAACCCCTGTTCCTAATCATCCGGAACAGGGGTTCATAATTGAATTAAACAAAATTTCTTGTATCTTGATTGCGACTAAACTTATAAATGGCGATTAAGAAAAAGGCGGCAGCGAAAGCAAGTAAAATCATAATGTTTAGGTACAAACTGCCAAGGGTATTACCGTTTTGTAATTTCGTTAATGTATCCAATGTCCATCGCTGCGGCAGGAAATTAGCCACCTTTTGAATGGAAGAGGGCATTACCTCAACCGGCCAAAAACAGCCCGATAACATAACAGTTGGCATGACGATTAAATTTTGTAATGCACCTGCAGCACTTCGATTGTTAGCAAAGGAAGTCGTCAGTAACGAAATTCCAATAGCAATTAAAGCAAAGAGGAACATGACAGCCAATGCTTCCCAAAAAGGAATATTTAGATCGATGTGAAATATTGTCGTCATGACGGTTAACGTGATAAGGACCTGAACAATCATTACAATCATATTTACAATCATATTGGAAAGTATATATGTTCTCGCATTGATCGGTGTTGAAAGCAATCGAAAATACGTACGATTTTCTTTTTCAGAAAGAATGATCTCCGACATATTTCCAGCTGACAAAAGCATAATCATGATTAAAAATCCGATGGTTTGATGGGTCATCTCATTATTTTTTGATGTGTCAGCTAATGATTTTGTTATTAGTTTGTAATTTGTTTTTTGAAAGTTTTTGTACATAGAATCAAAGGTTTGTTGGTTTCCGTTAGCGACCTTACCGAAAGTAGAAATATTATCGATATATTGATATAAATAGGATTTTATAAACCCAGTAATTTCTGCACCTTTAATAGATGTCAGCTGAATATGATTTGGCTCACCATGTAACACACTTTCCGAATAGCCCTGGTCAAAAGTAATTACGGTATCGAGTGACCCTGATGTTATCTTTTCCTGTACATTGGATTCTTCAATCTTTGTAATTTTCACATTGTCTAGGTCTTCCAGAAATTTTATTGTATCGGCTGTGATTTGACTCTTGTCATGATTTACTACACCAACATGAAGGCTCATCTTTTGATCACTGCCATAAGCAATTAAAGAAATGAAGATTCCGATAAGTGGCATTAATAGATACATAATAATATTTTTCTTTTGTTTAAATGTCATGCTTAATGTGTTTTGAACTAACCAAATAATATCCTTCATTATAATCCCTCCCGTCTTCGCATTGAAATTACTGATATGAGTAGGAATAAAATGGCGATTCCGATATTTAAGCTGATGGCTGGAATCGCAGCCGATAGATCATTTGCATAAATAATTTTCGTTACCGCTCGATTAATCCATGTAAGCGGGGAAAGTTCCGTAATAAATTTGAAAAATCCTTCTGGGTTTTCAATTTTAAAATAAGCGCCTCCGAAAAATGATGCTAATTGGATTACTAACATAAGGATCACTCTTGTTGACGCGGTTGACTTTGTCACATAACTAAGTCCGAGTCCAAGACTGACAGCAAAGATTACTTCAGTTAATAAAACTAGAAATAGGATGCCATAATGATCGCCCCAATTCGCATTAAAGAGAATTTTGCTAAAAAGCACGACTATGAGAATACAAACTATATTTAAGACGATACTTCCTGCAACCTTCCCAATGAAAATTTCACTTTTTCGAACGGGTGAAACAATTAATCGATCGCCTGTTTTTCGCGCCCTTTCACCCGAAATAAGGGAACTTGCAGACATTGCCCCATATAAAGCAATCATTGTTGTCATGACAATCGCGTAATAATCCATTGAGCCTGGTGCTTTTTTCGGTAAAAGAGAAGCATTTTTAATGTAGTCATGGTGCTTCTCTGTTGAAAAAACTGTTCCCATTTGATCAGGAGCAATTTTTACAACCTCCTGGGCAACATTATATTTATCGACAAAAGAAGTAAGCATACCTT encodes:
- a CDS encoding ABC transporter permease — its product is MKDIIWLVQNTLSMTFKQKKNIIMYLLMPLIGIFISLIAYGSDQKMSLHVGVVNHDKSQITADTIKFLEDLDNVKITKIEESNVQEKITSGSLDTVITFDQGYSESVLHGEPNHIQLTSIKGAEITGFIKSYLYQYIDNISTFGKVANGNQQTFDSMYKNFQKTNYKLITKSLADTSKNNEMTHQTIGFLIMIMLLSAGNMSEIILSEKENRTYFRLLSTPINARTYILSNMIVNMIVMIVQVLITLTVMTTIFHIDLNIPFWEALAVMFLFALIAIGISLLTTSFANNRSAAGALQNLIVMPTVMLSGCFWPVEVMPSSIQKVANFLPQRWTLDTLTKLQNGNTLGSLYLNIMILLAFAAAFFLIAIYKFSRNQDTRNFV
- a CDS encoding ABC transporter permease, translated to MNIINIAWKEIRSDFRDIRTLVFLLAFPIVLMLILGTALSNTFSTSIQIDDMNVLYKDQANGELSQYFTRFVDEAKQSGIHFKKASENESGKKAVKQNKYDGYLEVNQKGIQLYLNERNSIEGSILQGMLTSFVDKYNVAQEVVKIAPDQMGTVFSTEKHHDYIKNASLLPKKAPGSMDYYAIVMTTMIALYGAMSASSLISGERARKTGDRLIVSPVRKSEIFIGKVAGSIVLNIVCILIVVLFSKILFNANWGDHYGILFLVLLTEVIFAVSLGLGLSYVTKSTASTRVILMLVIQLASFFGGAYFKIENPEGFFKFITELSPLTWINRAVTKIIYANDLSAAIPAISLNIGIAILFLLISVISMRRREGL